The Tenebrio molitor chromosome 3, icTenMoli1.1, whole genome shotgun sequence genome contains a region encoding:
- the udt gene encoding uncharacterized protein udt, with amino-acid sequence MLIKTCKPVLIASFLLSVFAPLTDANCTIPVILRGKWFSRENNVNTHIEINDNRMTDRGECVDIRDNFHVNYTMLFRKHMCYTCVKIIVRTVNVLEKIETGCIDVPHYEASLERLCRNLDNSQQIITFFAENYVPVNCRSSLEGVWNFAYQNRFKFTGECNNPDAQIRSCQTAGSQFLISNQKFNITYKKCQGMTGTFDGVVEYSCLGAWFVGKNHYFAVANTKESRDDEKFRCLLKNRDDDLYIGVSITAECNTLKTVEQSPERLHIWPIKSEVVEPGCRLPQNMTGDWINTANIDADIIINETHIVETYYPDEGRFRRTIYVCREQRDSRVMMARLTVDGCQKDYVCFDFVPQHHNIIRYRRGIAVIKDDFSTVCSWVQFQNKEKWKYDLYLKKNPVPIRCPVAGKFNFTQKGEVLFETRILGGVTLSPRPNTYCKQNISDFSVCDTEQKEIAIDENYCLSVDHLGRPVDIYSDPDYKMKCIGFWKENLKSYLITYDDLDPYSKYRCWVYQRADLNRILMSQAIGPFCDLKQDVVSWNHTEGAAVAIEMQEYERERDQCPMHFDDGSNPWLESESVIQIFTFGYLGSSAAIARPLVAVFLAVVSASLVS; translated from the exons atgttaataaaaacgTGCAAACCCGTCCTTATCGCATCATTCCTCTTATCAGTGTTCG CCCCCTTGACGGACGCCAACTGCACCATTCCGGTGATACTTCGAGGAAAATGGTTTTCCCGAGAGAACAACGTCAACACCCACATCGAGATCAACGACAATCGCATGACCGACAGGGGCGAATGTGTGGACATCCGGGACAACTTCCACGTCAACTACACCATGCTCTTCCGGAAGCACATGTGCTACACGTGCGTCAAGATCATCGTGCGAACCGTCAACGTGCTCGAGAAGATCGAGA CCGGTTGCATCGACGTCCCCCACTACGAGGCCTCCCTGGAGCGTCTTTGTCGCAATCTGGACAACAGCCAGCAGATCATCACGTTCTTCGCGGAAAACTACGTCCCGGTTAACTGCCGCTCGTCTCTCGAGGGAGTCTGGAATTTTGCCTACCAGAACAGGTTCAAGTTCACCGGCGAGTGTAACAATCCCGACGCCCAGATCAGGTCGTGTCAAACCGCCGGCTCCCAGTTCTTGATCTCCAACCAGAAGTTCAACATCACCTACAAGAAGTGTCAAGGGATGACTGGGACATTCGATGGGG TCGTGGAGTATAGTTGTCTGGGGGCGTGGTTCGTCGGCAAAAACCACTACTTTGCAGTCGCGAACACAAAGGAGTCGCGTGACGACGAGAAGTTCCGTTGTTTGTTGAAAAATCGAGATGACGATTTGTACATCGGCGTCTCCATAACTGCAGAGTGCAACACGCTGAAGACCGTCGAGCAGAGTCCTGAGAGGCTGCACATATGGCCGA ttAAGAGCGAAGTGGTCGAGCCGGGGTGTCGCTTGCCCCAAAATATGACAGGAGACTGGATCAACACGGCAAATATCGACGCAGATATAATCATCAATGAGACTCACATCGTTGAGACTTACTACCCCGACGAGGGGCGCTTCAGAAGGACCATCTACGTGTGCAGGGAGCAAAGGGACTCGAGGGTCATGATGGCGCGATTGACCGTGGACGGTTG CCAGAAGGATTACGTCTGTTTCGATTTCGTCCCCCAACACCACAATATCATCCGCTACAGGAGGGGAATCGCCGTGATCAAGGACGACTTCAGCACCGTGTGCTCCTGGGTCCAGTTCCAGAACAAAGAAAAGTGGAAGTACGATCTATACTTGAAGAAAAATCCGGTTCCCATTCGGTGTCCAGTCGCtggaaaattcaatttcactCAAAAAGGCGAGGTTCTTTTCGAGACTCG CATTCTGGGCGGCGTCACGCTGAGTCCCCGCCCCAACACCTACTGCAAGCAAAACATCTCCGACTTCTCTGTGTGCGACACCGAGCAGAAGGAAATCGCGATCGACGAGAACTACTGTCTCTCGGTGGACCACTTGGGCCGCCCCGTCGACATCTACAGCGACCCCGACTACAAGATGAAGTGCATCGGCTTCTGGAAGGAGAACCTCAAGTCGTACCTGATCACGTACGACGACCTCGACCCCTACTCGAAGTACAGGTGTTGGGTGTACCAACGCGCCGACTTGAACAGGATCTTGATGTCGCAAG CGATCGGGCCGTTCTGCGATTTGAAACAAGACGTCGTTTCGTGGAATCACACCGAGGGCGCGGCAGTCGCGATTGAGATGCAGGAGTACGAGAGAGAAC GTGACCAGTGCCCTATGCATTTCGACGACGGCAGCAACCCTTGGTTGGAGTCCGAGAGCGTCATCCAGATCTTCACTTTCGGATATTTGGGGAGCTCTGCCGCGATCGCTAGACCCTTAGTTGCGGTTTTCTTAGCCGTCGTCTCGGCGTCGCTCGTGAGCTAG